One Amycolatopsis sp. NBC_00355 genomic window carries:
- a CDS encoding MerR family transcriptional regulator: MFSIGDFARHGRVSVRMLRHYDALGLLRPARVDPATGYRSYTAGQLARLNRIVALKDLGFTLEQVATLLAEEVPVERVRGMLTLRRAELEAAVAETAAKLVQVEARLRTIEDEGRAPAYDVVVKELPAVRLVELTGVAAGFAPEAIGPVVRPLCAELGRRLPAADVTPAGRLTCFYEQRAEDEVVVHAAIPASVGSGDLNGLSVADLPATRAATLVHRGAIDGVLPSWQAVVRWIEEHGHRSTGAQRELYLDCPEDPAGWVTELQEPIG; the protein is encoded by the coding sequence GTGTTCTCGATCGGGGACTTCGCCCGCCACGGCCGGGTGTCGGTCCGGATGCTGCGCCACTACGACGCGCTCGGGCTGCTGCGCCCGGCCCGCGTCGACCCCGCGACGGGCTACCGCAGCTACACCGCGGGGCAGCTGGCGCGCCTCAACCGGATCGTCGCGCTGAAGGATCTCGGGTTCACCCTCGAGCAGGTGGCGACGCTGCTGGCCGAGGAGGTACCGGTCGAGCGGGTGCGCGGGATGCTGACGCTGCGGCGCGCGGAACTGGAAGCCGCCGTGGCGGAGACCGCGGCGAAGCTGGTGCAGGTCGAGGCCCGGCTGCGGACGATCGAGGACGAGGGCCGCGCGCCCGCGTACGACGTCGTGGTCAAGGAGCTGCCGGCCGTGCGGCTGGTGGAGCTGACGGGTGTCGCGGCGGGGTTCGCGCCGGAAGCCATCGGCCCGGTGGTCCGCCCGCTGTGCGCGGAGCTGGGCCGGCGGCTGCCGGCCGCGGACGTGACGCCGGCCGGGCGCCTGACGTGCTTCTACGAGCAGCGCGCGGAGGACGAGGTCGTGGTGCACGCGGCGATCCCGGCGTCGGTCGGCTCCGGTGACCTGAACGGCCTGAGCGTCGCGGACCTCCCGGCGACCCGCGCGGCGACGCTGGTCCACCGCGGCGCGATCGACGGTGTCCTGCCGAGCTGGCAGGCGGTCGTGCGGTGGATCGAGGAGCACGGCCACCGCTCGACGGGGGCGCAGCGGGAGCTGTACCTGGACTGCCCGGAGGATCCGGCGGGCTGGGTGACCGAGCTGCAGGAACCGATCGGCTGA
- a CDS encoding sugar phosphate isomerase/epimerase family protein, whose product MSLLSVQLYSVRDAFAADPADTLRRLAAIGFTQVEPYGVVENVDALRAGLPANGLTAPTAHARLIGADQAAVFAAAAELGIGLVIDPLVKPEQWQDPADIAATADALNAAAKVAAEHGVGVGYHNHWWELESRIDGRAAFEVFADQLDPAVSLEVDTYWATSGGENAAALLGRLGDRVKAIHVKDGGLATDATGQLPAGQGQVPIAEVLAAAPNALRVVEFDAFDGDLFEAISASHAFLTGAGQ is encoded by the coding sequence ATGAGCCTGCTTTCCGTGCAGCTGTATTCGGTCCGCGACGCCTTCGCGGCCGATCCCGCCGACACCCTGCGGCGTCTCGCCGCGATCGGCTTCACGCAGGTCGAGCCGTACGGCGTCGTCGAGAACGTCGACGCCCTGCGGGCCGGGCTGCCGGCCAACGGCCTGACCGCGCCGACCGCGCACGCCCGGCTGATCGGCGCCGACCAGGCCGCCGTCTTCGCCGCGGCCGCCGAGCTGGGCATCGGCCTCGTGATCGACCCGCTGGTCAAGCCCGAGCAGTGGCAGGACCCGGCCGACATCGCCGCCACGGCCGACGCCCTCAACGCCGCCGCGAAGGTCGCGGCCGAGCACGGCGTCGGCGTCGGCTACCACAACCACTGGTGGGAGCTGGAATCCCGGATCGACGGCCGCGCCGCGTTCGAGGTGTTCGCCGACCAGCTCGACCCCGCCGTCTCCCTGGAGGTCGACACCTACTGGGCCACCTCGGGCGGCGAGAACGCGGCCGCGTTGCTGGGCCGGCTCGGCGACCGCGTCAAGGCGATCCACGTCAAGGACGGCGGCCTCGCCACCGACGCCACCGGCCAGCTCCCCGCCGGCCAGGGCCAGGTCCCGATCGCCGAGGTGCTCGCCGCCGCGCCGAACGCCCTGCGGGTGGTCGAGTTCGACGCCTTCGACGGTGACCTCTTCGAAGCCATCTCCGCCAGCCACGCCTTCCTGACCGGCGCCGGGCAGTGA
- a CDS encoding TetR/AcrR family transcriptional regulator: MTGGYLKGRIRREDIITAAAAAYGELGYHSSSLREIAKRVGITHAGLLYYFPTKEALLAAVLERRDAEDSDREQLRVPAGLDVLRHFVALAEHNVRHPGIVDLYSRLAAEAVAPDHPAHDYFVEHYRAAREGVRESFEVLAARGQLRDGVDPRVAALTFIALMDGLQVQWLTVPGDVDLVGSLRFSLQNLLTVPL; encoded by the coding sequence GTGACCGGGGGCTACCTGAAGGGCCGGATCCGCCGCGAGGACATCATCACGGCGGCGGCCGCGGCGTACGGCGAGCTCGGGTACCACAGCTCGTCGCTGCGGGAGATCGCCAAGCGCGTCGGCATCACGCACGCCGGCCTCCTCTACTACTTCCCGACCAAGGAAGCCCTGCTCGCCGCCGTCCTCGAACGCCGCGACGCGGAGGACTCCGACCGCGAGCAGCTGCGCGTCCCGGCCGGGCTCGACGTCCTGCGCCACTTCGTCGCCTTGGCCGAACACAACGTCCGCCACCCCGGGATCGTCGACCTCTACTCGCGCCTCGCCGCCGAAGCCGTGGCCCCGGACCACCCCGCGCACGACTACTTCGTCGAGCACTACCGGGCCGCCCGCGAAGGGGTGCGCGAGTCGTTCGAGGTCCTGGCCGCGCGCGGCCAGCTGCGCGACGGCGTCGATCCACGGGTGGCGGCGCTGACCTTCATCGCGTTGATGGACGGCCTGCAGGTGCAGTGGCTGACCGTGCCCGGCGACGTGGACCTGGTCGGCTCGCTGCGGTTTTCCCTGCAGAACCTGCTCACCGTCCCGCTCTAG
- a CDS encoding nitroreductase family deazaflavin-dependent oxidoreductase, which produces MATAQNYRRMVNAGNKLVVGLQRLGIAFGPMQLLTVAGRRTGVPRTFPIAVIPQDGERYIIQAYPKAAWVANVRAAASVTLTRGRRSATARLVEVPVEERRPILRKLVETSPPSVGNRYVTTGLAEAANPDAVADAAGRIAVFRVEQV; this is translated from the coding sequence ATGGCAACAGCGCAGAACTACCGGCGGATGGTCAACGCCGGGAACAAGCTCGTCGTCGGGCTCCAGCGGCTCGGCATCGCCTTCGGCCCGATGCAGCTGCTCACGGTCGCGGGACGCCGCACAGGCGTCCCGCGCACCTTCCCGATCGCGGTGATCCCGCAGGACGGCGAGCGGTACATCATCCAGGCCTACCCGAAGGCGGCCTGGGTGGCGAACGTGCGCGCCGCGGCCAGCGTCACGCTGACCCGCGGCCGCCGTTCGGCCACCGCGCGCCTGGTCGAGGTACCGGTGGAGGAGCGGCGCCCGATCCTGCGCAAGCTCGTGGAAACGAGCCCGCCGAGCGTCGGCAACCGTTACGTGACAACGGGTCTCGCCGAAGCCGCCAACCCGGACGCGGTCGCCGACGCGGCAGGCCGGATCGCGGTGTTCCGTGTCGAGCAGGTCTAG
- a CDS encoding ketopantoate reductase family protein, translated as MKILMFGRGTIATLYGWALAGSGHQVEFYVRPGRAAEYGPEVELDIRDGRTGRGVPVRRRWPVTLREDLDAGHDYDLIFLSVNHDQLDAAVGFLSTRAGAATVLVFNNVWVDPAAAVSALPADQVVWGFPGGGGGFLGSTLHGGVVKNVFLGFCGDSNRTDRYGAVRGLFRDAGFSVSESKDFRSWLWFHFILDAGLMTQALAVGGQSALLRSPAAVKESVLLVREMIPVLTAKGGNPGMGAALVSRVPAGVLGFAVRKLLGAENLYSFLMQQLERTGQITRDSAGAYARDVLAEARGLGVPLPRLAALEPVFE; from the coding sequence GTGAAGATCCTGATGTTCGGCCGCGGCACGATCGCGACGCTCTACGGCTGGGCGCTGGCGGGGTCGGGACACCAGGTGGAGTTCTACGTCCGGCCTGGACGGGCGGCCGAGTACGGCCCGGAAGTGGAGCTGGACATCCGGGACGGGCGCACCGGCCGCGGCGTGCCGGTCCGGCGCCGGTGGCCGGTCACCCTGCGGGAGGACCTGGACGCCGGCCACGACTACGACCTGATCTTCCTGAGCGTCAACCACGATCAGCTGGACGCCGCCGTCGGGTTCCTGAGCACCCGCGCCGGTGCCGCCACCGTGCTGGTGTTCAACAACGTCTGGGTCGACCCGGCCGCCGCCGTGTCGGCGCTGCCCGCCGATCAGGTCGTCTGGGGATTTCCCGGTGGTGGCGGCGGGTTCCTCGGCTCCACGCTGCACGGTGGCGTCGTCAAGAACGTGTTCTTGGGGTTCTGCGGCGACTCGAACCGCACCGACCGCTACGGGGCGGTTCGCGGGCTCTTCCGCGACGCGGGGTTCTCGGTGTCGGAGAGCAAGGATTTCCGCAGCTGGCTCTGGTTCCACTTCATCCTGGACGCCGGCCTCATGACGCAGGCGCTGGCGGTGGGCGGGCAATCGGCACTCCTCCGCTCACCGGCCGCCGTCAAGGAGTCCGTCCTGCTCGTACGCGAGATGATCCCGGTGCTGACGGCCAAGGGCGGCAACCCGGGGATGGGCGCCGCGCTCGTCTCGCGGGTCCCGGCGGGCGTGCTGGGCTTCGCCGTGCGGAAGCTGCTCGGCGCGGAAAACCTGTACAGCTTCCTCATGCAGCAGCTGGAACGCACCGGGCAGATCACTCGCGACTCGGCGGGCGCGTACGCGAGGGACGTGCTGGCCGAGGCCCGCGGGCTCGGCGTCCCGCTGCCCCGGCTCGCGGCGCTGGAGCCGGTGTTCGAGTAG
- a CDS encoding DeoR/GlpR family DNA-binding transcription regulator, with amino-acid sequence MKSAERQRVIVERLRGTEQVGVAELAEVTGASEMTVRRDLDHLAARGVLRRVHGGAVPASPSGVEPPFAARATASIAAKRAIAAAAAELISDGETVVLDSGTTALELARLLRERSVTVMPLSLHAARELADAPHVRLLLPGGEPRPGEQALVGPLTLASLRALRFDVAVLSPCAFGLEAGLTAFDLADAEVKQQALAVSARSIVLADSAKWGRVSLAHVCPADRPDVLITDPGAPADQRAALAERGVLVHIAVPPGNFAEDVPENHTENR; translated from the coding sequence GTGAAGAGCGCGGAACGGCAGCGGGTCATCGTCGAACGGCTGCGCGGCACCGAGCAGGTCGGCGTCGCCGAGCTCGCCGAGGTGACCGGCGCGTCGGAGATGACCGTGCGCCGGGACCTGGACCACCTCGCCGCCCGCGGCGTGCTGCGGCGGGTGCACGGCGGGGCCGTCCCGGCGTCGCCGTCCGGGGTGGAGCCGCCGTTCGCGGCCCGCGCGACGGCGTCCATCGCGGCGAAGCGGGCCATCGCGGCCGCGGCGGCCGAGCTGATCTCCGACGGCGAGACCGTCGTCCTCGACAGCGGGACGACGGCGCTGGAGCTGGCCCGGCTGCTGCGCGAGCGCTCGGTCACCGTGATGCCGCTGTCGCTGCACGCCGCGCGTGAACTGGCCGACGCCCCGCACGTACGGCTGCTGCTGCCCGGTGGCGAGCCGCGGCCGGGGGAGCAGGCGCTGGTCGGCCCGTTGACGCTCGCTTCGCTGCGGGCGCTGCGCTTCGACGTCGCCGTGCTGAGCCCGTGTGCGTTCGGCCTCGAAGCCGGGCTGACCGCGTTCGACCTCGCCGACGCCGAGGTCAAGCAGCAGGCCCTGGCCGTGTCGGCGCGGTCGATCGTGCTGGCCGACAGTGCGAAGTGGGGCCGCGTCTCGCTCGCCCACGTGTGCCCCGCCGACCGGCCCGACGTCCTGATCACCGACCCGGGCGCCCCCGCGGACCAGCGTGCGGCGCTGGCCGAGCGCGGGGTGCTCGTGCACATCGCCGTCCCGCCCGGGAACTTTGCCGAAGACGTCCCAGAGAACCACACGGAGAACCGATGA
- a CDS encoding amidase family protein, with protein sequence MTFRTATEVAAGIRRGALSAHDLTGELLDRVGKSPLNAVVETHRDIALKAAEEADRAVARGDDVGPLHGVPMTVKDAFDVEGMHTTWGEPAFAEHVADRDAAVVERLRAAGAIVVGKSNVHHMLADFGRTVNPLYGRTLNPRDPARTPGGSSGGAAAAVAAGLSYLEYGSDLAGSIRIPAAYCGVYGLKPTAGTVPLRGFQPPGPPAGPGRDFPSAAGPLARSAADLRLALGVTGGPDGAEAHAYSWRLAPPRRTQLADFRVGVVLDDPRCPVTGEVGDALSDVVDALARAGVRVGEGWPDGVDPAAQAESFGFQVELFFAMHEGDLAGVVEQERRRLASTAAWARYFRDTDVFLCPTVFTTAFPHEGGQSRYDDQVFWIAQASLPGLPAVSAPAGGALPAGLQVVGPAHEDDTAITFAELAADVVGGFVPPGE encoded by the coding sequence ATGACCTTCCGAACCGCCACCGAGGTGGCCGCCGGGATCCGCCGTGGGGCGCTCTCGGCTCATGACTTGACCGGAGAACTCCTCGACCGCGTCGGGAAGTCCCCGCTCAACGCCGTTGTCGAAACCCACCGCGACATCGCGCTCAAGGCCGCCGAGGAGGCGGATCGGGCGGTCGCGCGCGGTGATGACGTCGGGCCGCTGCACGGCGTCCCGATGACCGTCAAGGACGCCTTCGACGTCGAAGGCATGCACACGACCTGGGGTGAGCCGGCGTTCGCGGAGCACGTCGCGGACCGGGACGCGGCCGTCGTCGAACGGTTGCGCGCCGCGGGCGCGATCGTCGTCGGCAAGTCGAACGTGCACCACATGCTCGCCGACTTCGGCCGGACGGTGAACCCGCTGTACGGCCGCACACTCAACCCCCGCGATCCCGCCCGCACGCCGGGCGGCTCGTCCGGGGGCGCCGCGGCCGCGGTCGCCGCGGGGCTGTCGTACCTGGAGTACGGCTCGGACCTGGCGGGCTCGATCCGGATCCCGGCGGCCTACTGCGGTGTCTACGGCCTCAAGCCGACCGCCGGAACCGTGCCGCTGCGCGGGTTCCAGCCGCCCGGGCCGCCCGCGGGCCCCGGCCGCGACTTCCCGTCGGCGGCCGGGCCGCTGGCGCGCTCGGCCGCCGACCTGCGGCTCGCCCTCGGCGTCACCGGCGGGCCGGACGGCGCCGAGGCGCACGCGTACTCGTGGCGGCTCGCGCCCCCGCGGCGCACCCAGCTGGCGGACTTCCGGGTCGGCGTCGTCCTCGACGACCCGCGCTGCCCGGTGACCGGTGAGGTCGGCGACGCGCTCTCGGACGTCGTCGACGCGCTCGCCCGCGCCGGGGTCCGGGTCGGCGAGGGCTGGCCGGACGGCGTCGACCCGGCCGCCCAGGCGGAGTCGTTCGGCTTCCAGGTCGAGCTGTTCTTCGCGATGCACGAAGGCGACCTCGCGGGGGTCGTCGAGCAGGAACGGCGGCGGCTGGCCTCAACGGCGGCGTGGGCGCGGTACTTCCGGGACACCGACGTCTTCCTCTGCCCGACGGTCTTCACGACCGCTTTTCCCCACGAGGGCGGGCAAAGCCGTTACGACGACCAGGTGTTCTGGATCGCGCAGGCGTCGCTGCCCGGGCTGCCCGCGGTGTCCGCCCCGGCCGGGGGTGCGCTGCCGGCCGGGCTGCAGGTGGTCGGCCCGGCGCACGAGGACGACACGGCGATCACGTTCGCCGAGCTCGCGGCGGACGTCGTGGGCGGGTTCGTCCCGCCTGGGGAATGA
- a CDS encoding MFS transporter, with protein MTTAPARPRAARVATWMFFALNGFGMGMWVVHIPNVERATGISHSTLGALLLVLGGAAFAGMQVSGPLVDRLGHRKLVPAAGVFLGLALCAPGFANSWWTLGLSLILFGFGNGAIDVGMNSHAVVVERAYPRPIMASFHAMWSIGGALAAAIGAATLGAGVATGVTLTGTGLLCILLSLVAARFLIEPADAPADVAQAAPAATSTRRTPGRLIWLLGALALALMLSEGVANDWAALHLEKDLGTSASTAAFAYGAFAVAMTTGRFLTDRVAAWAGPAAIVRYGAAMAAVGLSVAAAAPWVPLSLVGWAIFGLGLSGGVPQLFSAAGNLDTRNSGALMARVVGLGYVGLLAGPALIGGLTRWMPLSVTFAVPVVLCVLAAVFAGVLTPKPAPAEEPVRS; from the coding sequence ATGACGACCGCTCCCGCCCGTCCGCGCGCCGCCCGCGTCGCGACGTGGATGTTCTTCGCCCTCAACGGGTTCGGCATGGGGATGTGGGTGGTGCACATCCCGAACGTCGAGCGCGCGACCGGCATTTCGCACAGCACGCTGGGCGCGCTGCTGCTGGTGCTGGGCGGCGCGGCGTTCGCCGGGATGCAGGTGTCCGGCCCGCTCGTCGACCGGCTCGGCCACCGCAAGCTGGTCCCCGCCGCCGGGGTGTTCCTCGGCTTGGCGCTGTGCGCGCCGGGCTTCGCGAACTCGTGGTGGACGCTGGGGCTTTCGCTGATCCTGTTCGGGTTCGGCAACGGCGCGATCGACGTCGGGATGAACTCGCACGCGGTCGTCGTGGAACGCGCGTACCCACGCCCGATCATGGCGTCGTTCCACGCGATGTGGTCGATCGGCGGCGCGCTGGCCGCGGCGATCGGTGCCGCGACGCTCGGCGCGGGGGTCGCGACCGGCGTCACGCTCACGGGCACCGGCCTGCTGTGCATCCTGCTTTCGCTGGTCGCGGCCCGGTTCCTGATCGAGCCGGCCGACGCGCCGGCCGACGTCGCGCAGGCGGCGCCCGCGGCGACGTCCACCCGCCGGACCCCGGGGCGGCTGATCTGGCTGCTGGGCGCGCTGGCCCTGGCGCTGATGCTGTCGGAGGGCGTGGCGAACGACTGGGCGGCGCTGCACCTGGAGAAGGACCTGGGCACGTCGGCCTCGACGGCGGCGTTCGCCTACGGCGCGTTCGCGGTGGCGATGACGACCGGCCGGTTCCTGACCGACCGCGTCGCGGCTTGGGCGGGCCCGGCGGCGATCGTCCGCTACGGCGCGGCGATGGCGGCGGTCGGGCTCTCGGTGGCCGCGGCGGCCCCGTGGGTCCCGCTGTCCCTGGTGGGCTGGGCGATCTTCGGCCTCGGCCTGTCGGGCGGGGTACCGCAGCTGTTCTCGGCGGCGGGCAACCTGGACACGCGCAACTCGGGCGCGCTGATGGCCCGGGTGGTCGGGCTGGGTTACGTGGGTCTGCTGGCGGGGCCGGCGTTGATCGGCGGGCTGACGCGGTGGATGCCGCTGAGCGTGACGTTCGCGGTGCCGGTGGTGCTGTGCGTGCTGGCGGCGGTGTTCGCGGGGGTGCTGACGCCGAAGCCGGCACCGGCGGAGGAGCCGGTGCGCTCCTGA
- a CDS encoding maleylpyruvate isomerase family mycothiol-dependent enzyme, with product MADASAWPEIHRERAALADDLANLPAAAWSTPSLCRGWTVHEVLGHVVATAKLTPGSFVGRLAGSGFRFQAMAAKNVARETAAGPEATLAQLREHANDTSGPPGPTDSWLGEIVVHGTDIRRPLGLERAFPIATLVQVAEFYRRSNLLIGAKKRIAGLTLRASDAGWSTGSGPEVTGPMLALVLAMTGRDAVLDELSGPGVEQLSARCGVAS from the coding sequence ATGGCGGACGCCAGTGCCTGGCCGGAGATCCACCGGGAACGCGCCGCGCTCGCCGACGATCTCGCGAACCTGCCGGCGGCGGCGTGGTCGACGCCGTCGTTGTGTCGCGGGTGGACAGTCCACGAGGTACTCGGCCACGTCGTCGCGACCGCGAAGCTGACACCCGGGTCGTTCGTCGGGCGGCTGGCCGGTTCCGGATTCCGGTTCCAGGCGATGGCCGCGAAGAACGTCGCCCGCGAGACCGCGGCCGGCCCGGAGGCGACGCTCGCGCAGCTGCGGGAGCACGCGAACGACACCAGCGGGCCGCCGGGGCCGACGGATTCGTGGCTCGGCGAGATCGTGGTGCACGGCACCGACATCCGGCGCCCGCTCGGGCTCGAGCGGGCGTTCCCGATCGCGACGCTGGTGCAGGTCGCCGAGTTCTACCGGCGGTCCAACCTGCTGATCGGCGCGAAGAAGCGGATCGCCGGGCTGACGCTGCGGGCGAGCGACGCGGGCTGGTCGACCGGGAGCGGGCCCGAGGTGACCGGGCCGATGCTCGCCCTGGTGCTGGCCATGACAGGCCGCGACGCGGTGCTCGACGAGCTTTCCGGGCCGGGAGTCGAGCAGCTGTCGGCTCGCTGCGGGGTGGCTTCCTAG
- a CDS encoding ArsR/SmtB family transcription factor: MHAELPEFDMPTDEQVHLAAESFRLLADPTRIKVLWALLQGESSVACLADLAGAAPTAVSQHLAKLRLAGLVKGRREGTFVYYSAADNHVRGLLAQALHHADHLDRDLPPGEHAQPHHPRAD, encoded by the coding sequence ATGCACGCGGAGCTGCCGGAGTTCGACATGCCCACGGACGAGCAGGTCCACTTGGCCGCGGAGTCGTTCCGCCTGCTGGCCGACCCGACCCGCATCAAGGTCCTCTGGGCCCTGCTCCAGGGCGAGTCCTCGGTGGCGTGCCTGGCGGACCTGGCGGGCGCGGCCCCGACGGCGGTCAGCCAGCACCTGGCGAAACTGCGCCTGGCGGGCTTGGTGAAGGGCCGCCGCGAGGGCACGTTCGTCTACTACTCGGCGGCCGACAACCACGTCCGCGGCCTGCTGGCCCAGGCGTTGCACCACGCGGACCACCTGGACCGCGACCTGCCCCCGGGCGAGCACGCCCAGCCGCACCACCCGCGGGCGGACTAA
- a CDS encoding cation diffusion facilitator family transporter gives MSKGHGHGHGHRHSRWRPHSHDSADRVDHALETSRRGMRALVRSFAALFVTAVAQLVLVLVTGSVALLGDTIHNFADALTAVPLGIAFLLGRRAATRRYTYGLGRAEDLAGVVVVLVVAASAVVVGYESVLRLLDPRPVGHLWVVAAAGVVGFAGNELVARYRITVGREIGSAALVADGLHARTDGFTSLAVVLGAAGVALGFPAADPIVGLGITVAILFVLRDAAKEVFRRLLDAVDPATVELAETTARDVPGVLGAGPLRMRWIGHHLRAELAVTVETTLTVEQAHRIAHDVEHRLLHAVPRLTAVAVHTEPATGADQVHESLAHHH, from the coding sequence ATGAGCAAGGGACACGGGCACGGACATGGGCACCGCCACTCGCGGTGGCGGCCGCACAGCCACGACAGCGCCGACCGCGTCGACCACGCCCTCGAGACCAGCCGGCGCGGGATGCGGGCGCTCGTCCGGTCCTTCGCCGCGCTGTTCGTCACCGCCGTCGCGCAGCTGGTGCTGGTGCTCGTCACGGGCTCGGTCGCGCTGCTGGGCGACACCATCCACAACTTCGCCGACGCGCTGACCGCCGTCCCGCTCGGCATCGCGTTCCTGCTGGGACGGCGGGCCGCGACGCGCCGCTACACCTACGGCCTCGGGCGCGCGGAAGACCTCGCCGGGGTGGTCGTGGTGCTCGTCGTCGCCGCGTCGGCCGTGGTCGTCGGGTACGAGTCCGTGCTGCGGCTGCTCGACCCGCGCCCGGTCGGCCACCTGTGGGTGGTCGCGGCCGCCGGCGTGGTCGGGTTCGCCGGCAACGAGCTGGTGGCGCGCTACCGGATCACCGTCGGGCGCGAGATCGGCTCGGCCGCCCTGGTCGCGGACGGCCTGCACGCGCGGACCGACGGCTTCACGTCGCTGGCCGTCGTGCTCGGCGCGGCCGGTGTCGCGCTCGGGTTTCCCGCCGCGGACCCGATCGTCGGGCTCGGCATCACCGTCGCGATCCTGTTCGTCCTGCGTGACGCGGCGAAGGAGGTGTTCCGGCGGCTGCTGGACGCCGTCGACCCGGCGACGGTCGAGCTGGCCGAAACCACCGCACGCGACGTGCCGGGGGTGCTCGGCGCCGGGCCGCTGCGGATGCGCTGGATCGGGCACCACCTGCGCGCCGAACTCGCCGTCACGGTCGAAACGACGCTGACCGTCGAGCAGGCCCACCGCATCGCCCACGACGTCGAACACCGGCTGCTGCACGCGGTTCCGCGGCTGACGGCGGTCGCCGTCCACACCGAACCCGCGACCGGCGCCGACCAGGTCCACGAAAGTCTGGCGCACCACCATTAA
- a CDS encoding Gfo/Idh/MocA family protein, producing MTGGPVGVGFVGAGVISGTYLENLTSFPDVRVLRVADLDTERAAARAAEYGVPRSGTVAELLDDPDVELVVNLTTPASHVDVGLAALEAGKHVWAEKPLALDRQTGRKLLDRAREKGLRVASAPDTVLGAGLQTARRAIDEGRIGQPNTALALFQVPGPESWHPAPEFLFQAGGGPLLDMGPYYLTTLVHLLGPIRRVTGAGGRARDTRVIGSGPRAGTEFPVTVPTTVTALVEFTSGGSAQVVLSFDSALRRTGFVELTGTLGTAVLPDPNRFDGPTALHLFGQEEPEELAPKGHAASRGTGTLELARAIRAGVPERASGELAYHVLDAMLAIDESLTRGQPVEVASVVAVPPALPVAWDPREKTL from the coding sequence GTGACCGGCGGGCCGGTCGGCGTCGGGTTCGTCGGCGCCGGCGTCATCAGCGGCACCTACCTCGAGAACCTGACGAGCTTCCCGGACGTCCGCGTCCTGCGCGTCGCCGACCTCGACACCGAGCGCGCGGCGGCGCGGGCGGCCGAGTACGGCGTGCCGCGCTCGGGCACCGTGGCCGAGCTGCTCGACGACCCCGACGTCGAGCTGGTGGTCAACCTGACCACCCCCGCTTCGCACGTCGACGTCGGGCTCGCCGCGCTCGAGGCGGGCAAGCACGTCTGGGCGGAGAAGCCGCTCGCGCTCGACCGCCAGACCGGCCGCAAGCTGCTGGACCGCGCGCGGGAGAAGGGCCTTCGCGTGGCCAGCGCGCCCGACACCGTGCTCGGCGCCGGGCTGCAGACCGCGCGCCGCGCGATCGACGAAGGCCGGATCGGGCAGCCGAACACCGCGCTCGCGCTGTTCCAGGTGCCGGGCCCGGAGAGCTGGCACCCCGCGCCGGAGTTCCTCTTCCAGGCCGGCGGCGGGCCGCTGCTGGACATGGGCCCGTACTACCTGACGACGCTGGTGCACCTGCTCGGCCCGATCCGCCGGGTCACGGGCGCCGGCGGCCGGGCGCGCGACACCCGCGTCATCGGGTCGGGGCCGCGCGCCGGAACGGAGTTCCCGGTGACGGTGCCGACCACGGTCACCGCGCTGGTCGAGTTCACCTCGGGCGGGTCCGCCCAGGTCGTGCTGAGCTTCGACTCGGCGTTGAGGCGCACCGGGTTCGTCGAGCTGACCGGCACGCTCGGCACGGCCGTGCTGCCGGACCCCAACCGGTTCGACGGGCCGACCGCGCTGCACCTGTTCGGTCAGGAGGAACCGGAGGAGCTGGCGCCGAAGGGGCACGCGGCGTCGCGCGGCACCGGCACGCTGGAGCTGGCGCGGGCGATCCGCGCCGGCGTGCCCGAACGCGCGTCGGGCGAGCTGGCCTACCACGTGCTCGACGCGATGCTGGCCATCGACGAGTCGCTGACCCGCGGGCAGCCGGTGGAGGTGGCGAGCGTCGTCGCCGTGCCGCCCGCGCTGCCGGTGGCCTGGGATCCCCGCGAGAAGACGCTCTAG